Sequence from the Flavobacterium sp. TR2 genome:
CTCAAAGTTCCCGCTACGATCAAAGCAGTTGGTCCGCTCAAAATAACGCTTACATCAACCAACATTCCAACAGAAATCAAGAAAAACGGAATGAATAACGAATTTCCAATAAACTCAATTCTATTCATTAAGGCTGAAGAATGCGGAATTAAAGGATTAAGCGCCAAACCGGCAACGAACGCTCCAATAATAGGCTCGACTCCTGCCACTTCGGCCAAAAAGGCTGCAAAGAAGACCACAGAAAGCACAAAAATGTAATGGGCGTGTTTTTCACTTTCCAGTTTCTTGAAGAACCATTTGGCTACTCTTGGAATAAGCAAAAACATGATGGCAGAAAATATAGCCAGCGAAATTGTCAATTTGATCCAAAAAGCCTGATTTAAACTCCCTTGAGCACTTCCCATAATTACGGCAAGAATAATCAAAACCGCTGTATCGGTCAAAATTGTCCCTCCAACCGTAATGGCAACTGCTTGATTTTTGGCAATTCCCAATTTGCTCACAATCGGATATGCAACCAACGTGTGAGTCGCAAACATACTGGCAGTTAAGAAGCTGGCATTAAAATCGTATTGCAGCAAATAAAAACAGACTGGAAAACCAATAGAAAGCGGCAGAATGAATGTAAAAAAACCAAAGAGCAAACTTTTATTTCTGTTGGCTTTAAACTCATTCATATCCAACTCTAACCCTGCAATAAACATAATGTATAAAAGTCCAATCGTTGAAAAGAGATCGACTGCTGAGTTTTTGGCAAGAATATTTAAACCATGCGGTCCAATGATAACCCCTGAAATAATAAGCCCGATAATTCCTGGTATATTAATCTTTTTAAGTAAAATTGGCGAAAGCAGAATTATAAAAAGTATTAATGAAAAAATCAATACGGGGTTGCTTAATGGTAATTCGAATTCTTGTAATAGATGTCTGAAAAATTCTATCATATGGTAACTTTATCTTCTTATGGTATTATAATTTGTAAAAGACATTTTTCAGAATTAAAACAAAATCCATGAAGTATTAATATTGAAGAATCGAGTATTTTAACAACTCGTTCATTTACAAAAATACCGAAAAATAGTGAACTTTTTACGTAAAGTGCATATTAAGACTTTAAATTTATTTCGTTATCGAATTATTAAATTTTAATATAATTTTTAACAAATACGCAAGATTAACAGTCAAAAATAATCATAATTGCATTATTCGATTATCTTTGTCTTAATAAAAATTGAACAATGGAAGAATGTATCTCTGTTTTTGATATGCTTAAAATTGGCGTTGGCCCTTCAAGCTCACATACTTTAGGTCCTTGGCGCGCTGCCGAACGTTTTCTTGAAGAGCTCAAAGACGAAGCAATTTTAGACGACATTACGAGAGTAAAAGTCGACTTATATGGCTCACTTTCTTTAACTGGAAAAGGCCACGCAACAGATCTTGCCGTTATGCTCGGATTGAGCGGACAAGATCCTGAATATATTCCTGTTGAAGACATCGCAGGAATCATAAAAAAAATCGAAACTACAAACGAAATCAATTTGGGCAACCAAAAAGTGATTCCGTTCTTTTTTCTTCAAGACATTGTCTTCAACAAAGATTTTCTTCCTTTTCACGCCAACGGATTAAAATTTACGGCTTATAAAGCAGATGATTCTGAATATGCATCTACTTTTTATTCTATCGGAGGCGGTTTTGTCGTAAAAGAAGAACGTACCAATGCCAAAGAAAAAAAGGCTATAAAATGTGCATTTCCTTACCCGATTCAAAACGCAGCTGAATTATTGAATTATACGATTTCTGAAAACAAATCGATTTCTGAAATTGTATATCAGAATGAAATTTCGATGCGTCCGGAAGCTGAAGTGCATTCCGAATTAATGCGTATCTGGAATACAATGCTGGAATGTATGTACATTGGCTGTCACTCTGAAGGTATTCTTCCTGGAGGGCTTCATGTGCGAAGAAGGGCTTTTGATATGCACCAAAATCTAATTGGACTATCAAATTATACAGACCCTCAAAGCTGGCTGGAAGAAATTAGAAAAACCGAAGTTAAATTTCGCCAGATTTTAAAATGGGTTAGCTGTTTTGCACTTGCCGTAAATGAAGTAAATGCTTCTCTTGGCCGTGTGGTTACTGCGCCTACAAATGGAAGTTCTGGAGTAATTCCAGCCGTTTTAATGTATTATATGGTGATTGAAAACCATAGCGCAGGCGAAAAAGAAATCAAACAATTTTTGATGGTTGCGGGTGAAATTGGAAGTATCTTCAAAAAAGGATCTACTATTTCTGCTGCAATGGGCGGATGTCAGGCTGAAATTGGCGTTTCTTCTGCGATGGCAGCGGGCGCTTTATGCGAATTGATGGGCGGAACTCCTGCTCAGGTTTTAATGGCGGCAGAAATCGCAATGGAGCATCATTTGGGCTTAACTTGCGATCCTATTGGCGGTCTGGTTCAAATTCCGTGCATCGAAAGAAATACAATGGGCGCCATAAAAGCAATAAACGCTGCCGAATTGGCTCTAGAAACAGATTCTAAAAATGCTAAAGTTCCTTTAGACAAAGTGATCAACACAATGTGGGAAACGGCAAAAGATATGAATTCAAAATACAAAGAAACTTCTGAAGGAGGTCTAGCAGTTGCCGTAAACATGGCTGATTGCTAAAATTTTTGTTTGCCACCGATTAAAAGGATTCACACAGATTTTTTATTTCACGCAGATTTAAAAAGATTTAAGCAGATATTCGCAAATTTTTTATTTCAATCTGCTAGAATCTGCCAAATCTGCGTGGAAAAATCATTTTAATCCTTTTAATCTGTGGCAAAAAACCTAGAAACATTCATGAAAAAACTTTACTTCTTACTCTTTTTCTGCTCCATTCTACTGCATTCTCAAGAACGTTATTTTCTAAATTCAGACACAAGACTTTTTACTTCTCCTAATGCATCTGCTGATTTTTTAGGCTATTTTAAATATGGTGCCGAAGTTCGCTTGCTATCTGAAAATCAGAATGGCTGGTACAGAATACAGGCTGATAATTTTAACGAAGGATATATTCAAGAAAAATACATTGCCAAAAGCCTGAATGCAAAAGATGTAAAAGTTAAAGATCCTAAAAACCCTATTCTTGAAGGTGGCGATGCTTATTATGGTGGCAATCATCTTTTTGTTCTTGCTGCTGGGCTGAAAGCAAGAGCTTTGCCTGATAAAACTTCAAAAATTAGAGAAATTCTATTTACAGGAGACCCTGTCCCAGTAAATTATCTCCCAATAAATCCTGACGAATGGGTAAATATCAACGGAAGCTTTAATGAAGAGTATTCTAAATTTACGCTTAGAAAATTTCTTGGCCCGAGACCAAACTTTGATTCATTATTAAAAGATTTCGACAAACTGGATGCAAGCGCGCTTAATGATCGCAAAACTGTTAGCGAAAGAATTGTGGAACTGGCTTGGAACAGCGATTATGCTAAACTAATTCCAGCCTATCAGCGATATTACGAAGTCATAAAACAGCTCAACGATCCTAAATTGCTTTCTGAAACTGAACTGAATATGACTTTAGCCAAAGGTTTAGCCAATCATAAACTGTCGGAACAGATTATTGCATTCAGTCAAAAATCTCATTATTCTCTAAAAGGCTTTAAAACAAAATCGGTCACCATTTCCCAAACCGACTTGATTAAAACAATGGGAAATCCAACCAAAAAAGCTCGCATTTCAGATGAATGCGGCATTTATTTAAGCGATTTATTTTATTACTATCCAGATTTGGAAGTTTCTGTGGATGAAAAACAGAATCAGGGAGAAATCATCAAAGTCTTCATCAACGAAAACAATAAATTCATTATAAATTCCAGCGCTATTTTAGACCATACGCTGTCTGAAAAAGCTTTCATTGAAAAATATGGAACGTATATTGAAGCTTCACTAAAATCGCCTCATTTTTACAGTATCATAATGGAAGACAGTCAATTCCGATTAGAATTTAAAGACGGAAAACTATTTTCTGTCGAAATATTCTATTATTGCTGATACCCATTCTACAATTATTCAATACTTTTACAATATCAAAAAAACAATAAAATGTCAGTAGCAAAAAAAGATTATAAAAGAATCACAACAAAGTCATTAATTGAAATGAAAAGCAATGGAGAAAAAATCTCTATGCTGACTGCGTATGATTATACAATGGCTAAAATTGTTGATACTGCTGGTGTCGATGTAATTTTAGTTGGCGATTCGGCATCAAATGTAATGGCTGGTCACGAAACAACGCTGCCAATTACTTTAGATCAGATGATTTATCACGCTTCTTCTGTAGTTCGTGCTGTAGAAAGAGGTTTGGTTGTAGTTGACTTGCCTTTTGGAAGTTATCAATCAGATTCAAAAGAAGCTTTACGTTCTTCTATCAGAATCATGAAAGAAAGCGGTGCACACGCTGTAAAACTTGAAGGCGGAAAAGAAATTAAAGAGTCTATCAAAAAAATATTAAACGCCGGAATTCCTGTTATGGGGCATTTGGGCCTAACTCCTCAATCAATCTATAAATTCGGTACTTATACTGTTCGCGCCAAAGAGGAAGAGGAAGCGGAAAAATTAATTGAAGATGCTCAAATGCTTGAAAAAGTAGGCTGTTTTGCAGTTGTTTTGGAAAAAATTCCTGCAGCACTTGCTAAAAAAGTGGCAGAAAGCATTTCTATTCCTGTCATCGGAATTGGCGCTGGTGGCGGTGTTGACGGTCAGGTTTTAGTAATCCACGATATGCTGGGAATGAACAATGAATTCAGTCCGCGTTTCTTACGCCGCTACTTAAATCTTTACGAAGAAATGACAAAAGCAATCGGACAATATGCTGCAGATGTCAAGTCTAGCGATTTTCCAAATGCTAGTGAACAGTACTAAAATCAGACTGGCTTAGATTTTAGACATACTTAGACTTCTTAGAAATTACACTTAAATTTTGTTTAATTGCGTAAATTTTAAGAAGTCTAATTTTTGAAATCTTGAGCTATTTCTGAAAACTATCAACAATTTAAGCCATGCATCAATTTAAAGAGCTCTTGATTTGGAAGAAAAGCAGATCATTTTGTTCTAAAATTTATTCTATAACAGCCACATTTCCTAGCGAAGAAAAATTCGGAATAATTAATCAATTAAGAAGAGCGGCAGTATCAATTCCTTCAAATATTGCAGAGGGTTCTTCAAGAAATTCAAACAAAGATTTTGCTCGATTTTTAGAAATTGCTATTGAGTCAGCATATGAAGTTGAAACACAGCTATTAATTTCTTCTGATTTAGGGTTTATAAACGAAGAAAGTACAATTGAATTAATTAATCTATTGGAAGAAATCACTAAAATGACATCCCGATTTAGAGCGACATTATTGTAAAAAATCAGTCAAAATCTAAGAAGTCTAAGCAAGTCTAAAATCTAAGCAAGTCTAATATGAAAATCCTTTCCAACAAAAACAATCTGCAAATTCTTCATGAAGACAATCACATCATTGTGGTCAATAAGCGTGTAGGCGATATTGTGCAGGGAGATAAAACTGGCGACAAACCTCTTTCTGATGTTGTGAGAGAATACATCAAAGAAAAGTACAACAAACCTGGTGATGTTTTCTTAGGTGTTATTCATCGTTTGGACCGGCCTACAACTGGAATCGTAGTTTTTGCCCGAACAAGCAAAGCTTTATCGCGAATGAATGAACTGTTTAGCAATCGCGAAACTAAAAAGACATATTGGGCTGTTGTCAAAAACAAACCAAAGGAAGCAAAATCGAAACTGGTTCATTATTTAAAACGAAACGAAAAAAACAATACTTCAAAAGCGCATTTAAAAGAAGTTCCCGACAGCAAATTAGCAAGTTTAGATTATGCCATAATTAAAGAACTTCAAAATTATACGGCATTGGAAATCAATTTACATACTGGGCGGCATCATCAGATTCGTGCCCAGTTAAGTGCAATTGGTTCACCGATAAAAGGAGACTTAAAATATGGCGCAGACAGAAGCAATCCAGATGGAGGAATTCATCTTCATGCCAGAAAACTAACTTTTGTACATCCTGTTTCTAAAGAAAACATTACCATTATTGCTCCTACTCCAGATGATCCGATTTGGAATGCTGTATGATTTTTATGATTTAATTGTTAAATTTTTAAATTTTATCAATTAACTTGCATAGGGAAAATTCAAGCTAACCAGAAAATGGATTATAAAAGCAATATCAGATATCGAAAGGAAACTCTAAAAAAGTTATTGTATAATATTCAGAAAAGTGAAGATTTAATCGTAAAAGCTTTATACGATGACTTTAAAAAACCTGAGTTCGAGGCTGTTTTGACCGAAACCAATTACGTCATTTCAGAACTTAAAGATGTTATAAAAAACATGAATAAATGGGCAAAACCTAAACGCGTTTTTCCATCACTGCTTAACTTTCCTTCTAGCGACTACCTTTATAAAGAACCTTATGGCGATGTACTGATTATTGCTCCTTGGAATTATCCTTTTCAGCTTGCTTTATGCCCTCTTGTTGCCGCAGTTGCTGCAGGAAACAGGGTTGTCTTAAAACCATCTGAACTTACGCCTCATACCTCTGCAATAATTGCGAAGATCATAGAAAAAACATTTCATGTCAATCATGTCGAAGTGTATGAAGGCGGTGTCGAAGTTTCGAATAAATTGCTGGCACAGCGTTGGGACTACATCTTTTTTACCGGAAGCGTTGCAGTCGGTAAAATTGTTGCAAAAGCGGCCGCAGAACATTTAACTCCGGTCACACTCGAATTAGGCGGAAAAAACCCTTGCATTATTGATGAAACTGCCAACTTAAAACTAGCGGCAAAACGAATTGTCTGGGGAAAATTCATTAATGCTGGCCAAACTTGCATTGCCCCCGATTATATTCTGATCCAGAAAAACATGAAGGTCAATTTCATTTCTTATTTAATTGAAGAAATCATTAAAGCTTACGGAAAGAAAATTGATAAATCACCTGATTTTGCAAGAATTATAAATACAAAAAACTGGTATCGCTTAACCAATATGATTCATGACGAACATATTTTGTTTGGAGGAGAAAGCGATGCCAACAAACTTTATATTGCACCAACCCTTCTCGAAGAGCCAGATTTGGATAGCCCGGTTATGAAAGAAGAAATCTTTGGCCCTATTCTGCCGATTCTTATTTACGAAAATGAAAATGACATCGAAAAGATCGTCAGCCGATATGAGAAACCTCTTTCATTTTATATTTTTAGCGAAAATAATGCATTCGCGAAGAAATTAATTTCGAAATACTCCTTTGGAGGCGGATGCATAAACGATACGGTTATTCATTTTTCTAATAAAAGGCTTCCCTTTGGCGGCGTCGGACATAGCGGAATCGGGGCTTATCACGGCAAACGCAGTTTCGATACATTTTCCCATCATAAAGCGATTGTAAAAAAAGGAAATTGGCTTGATCTGCCTATGCGATATGCTCCATATAAAGACAAATTGGCCTCCATAAAACGAATTTTAGACTGGTTATAAATCAGTTAAAAACATTTCGGAATGTTTTGTAGATTTTTATATGGTATTGATTAAAAATATTATATTTACGTCAAGATACTTTTAATTATTACAAGTCTATAAAACAATTTTACATAAAATGAAATCTACACTTAACCAAATTGAGGACATAAAAAAAAATGGCTATTCCCTTGATTTTGCTACAGTTTTTAATCACGCTTTCGAAAACTACAAAAAAATAGCACTGTACTCGGGGCTTATCATCTTAGTTTTTTCGATTATTGCCGCAGTTGCTTTTATGGGCATAGTGATTGCCTATTTTGGAGCCGAAGCCATGACAAGAGATTTCATTCAAAATTTCGAAAACCAGCAATTTACAGCTGTACAGCTTGTAGTTCAAACCGTTGCGGTTTCTTTAATTGCCGGAATAACAGCTCCTTTTGGCGCGGGTTTTCTTAAAATGGCAGATTCAGCAGATAAAGATGTCGAATTTAATGTTTCAACCATCTTCACCTATTACAAAGCTCCTTACTTTGGACAAATTTTCGCAGCGGCTTTTATCCCTGCTTTGCTAGGAACAGCTCTTGCCACTCTAATCGAAAGTTCAGGCGTTCTTTTTGTTGGCAACATCATTTCGCTAACGGTTTCTTACTTCATGTACTTAACAATTCCATTAATTGTTTTCGGAAATCTTGGAGCAATCGATGCAATCAAATCTAGCATTACTATCGTTACAAAAAATCCGCTTAATATATTTGCTTTTTTCATCATCGGCTTTCTTGGCTCAATGGTTGGTTTGATCGGCTGTTGTGTCGGAATCATTTTTACCGTTGTTTTCAACAGCTCTATGATTTATGCAACTTATTTCGCAATTTTTGGAACAGAATCTGAAGAGGAAGATTCAATTGATTCAATTGGAAAATACGATGTAGATTAAAATCGAAATTTCTTAATTACAGAGAACCTAACCACTTCTTTTAAGAATTTTCAAAACGCTATTTACTAAACCAACATACCCCAAATTCTATGGCCGCAAACTGTAGTTTTTTCAATTCGGTGATCTCAGGAATTTCCGCTGTCGGGAGTGCCTTCGAATCAATTATGACCGGATGGTATGTGTTTAATTCTGACATCATTTACTACAGCAATCACAAACTTGTTGTTTTAGGTTTGTCGCTCATTGCGTTTCTTGCACTCTTGATCTACCAATTTTTTAGAATTAAAGCTAAAATTGGATATTTCATCGAAAAAAAGAAAGAGCAAGATACCATCAGTAAAGAATATCAGCTTTACATTTTATTTTTTGGCATTGCTGTAATTGTCATCGAAATCATCAATGAAATTTTCAAGATCAGGCCCAAAAGTCTATTGCTTGTAAATGTTCTAATTGGTGTTTTTGTCCTTGGCATTTACATGGTAACAGATAAAATCAAATGGATGAGAGATCAAATCCAGCAAATTTTTATTTCCTGTTTTTTCATCTACATCGGTTACGTTGCTTACAATATTGTCACTTTAAGAAATGATGTTGTACCGATTATTGTTTTCCTCATTTCTTTTTTCTTTTCCTATAATATCCTTAAACCCATAAAAATTTACTGGCTTTTTGTTGGCTTAACCTTTACCTTTCTAATTGCCACATTAGCGCTTCATCTGATTCCAATAAAATCATCTATTTTACTGCTTAACTTCTGCATTCTGATTTTTATCATAAACCAAGTAAAATATGCTGTTTTATTAAACAATCGGGACAACTTTAGGTTTGCAAACGAAATCGTGCATAAAGGAAATTCGCTCACGATAGCATCCAATAAAAAAGGAGAAATACTCTTTTGCAGCGAAACCATAACCCCAATTTTAGGATATCTCCCTGAAGAAGTCATTGGATCAAAATTCTGGGAACTAACCGAAGATTCGGAATCTCTAGGAAAATCAAATCCGGCAGAAAATCAAGAAAACAAACTTTACATTAGAAAATTAAAAACCGAAAACGGCGAATACAAGTACATTCAGTGGAAAGATAAAAAATTTTCAGACGATCTAATTATCAGTATCGGGCAAGATGTCACAGAGCAGATTATCGTTCAGGATCAATATAAAAACCTAATCCAGACTGCGACTGACATCATTTTTGAAATTGACGCCGAAGGTTACTTTACTTTTATGAATGATTTTGGCTTTTCTATTCTTGGCTACGCTGAAAATGAAATCATTAAGAAACATTATTCCAATTTTATTCATGAAAGCTACATCACTAGTGCTGTAGATTTTTACGAAAATTTAGAACTCAATGAAAATAATTACCCAATTATTGAAATTCCGATCCTGAAGAAAAATGGCGAAGAAATATGGATGTCGCAAAAGATCATTGTCCGTAAAAATGATTTAGGACTTACGACTGGTTTTTCTGGAATTGCACGAGATGTTACCGAAAAAAAGAACATCGAAAATGAGAAAAAACGACGTCTTAAAAAAATTGAAGCCTATAACAATTCAACAAAAAAACTATCAACCACAGACTTTAGCAAATATGACGATTTAAATACAGTCATAGATCTAATATTAAAAGAAGCCTCATTGATAAGTCAAGTAAATCGTGTAAGTTTCTGGAAATATGACAATGATTTAATTACCTGTAAAAACCTTTTCAGTCTTGACAATCAGAGTTTAACTGATAAAAATATTTTAAACAAAGAATCCTATCCCATTTATTTTGAAACATTAAACAATAAGGCGATTATTAATGCACCAGATGTATTCAACAAACTGGAAACATCTGAGTTTCAAAAACTTTACTTTACAAAAAACAATATTAAATCCATGCTTGATGTGCCTATTTTTTTAACAGGGCAACTGGCCGGTGTAGCTTGTTTTGAAAGTACAGAACACAAAAGAGAATGGGATAATGAAGACATTAATTATGCGAGAACAATTTCAGATGTGATTTCGCTTGCCATTTCTTCCCAAATGCGTTTAGAAGCAGAAAGAAAATTAGAACTTAAAAGCCAGCTTTTGTCTGCACTTTCTTTATGCACCGAAAAATTTCTGCTTAGCAAAACTACGCATCAAATGTTTGAAGAAACGTATAATATTATTGGAAAAGCGGCCAAAGTAGATCATATGTACTACTACGAAAAAGACGCGATTTACAATACTGTCAGCCAAAAATACAAGTGGTCTCGCGACGGTGTTACGCATCAAATTACGCCATTGCGCACTATGACCGAACAAAATCTGCAAGAAATCTATGATGCGGCATTGCAGAGAAAAATCTTAAACACATTAACTCGAAATCTTCATGACGGTTATTTCAAAAAACTTCTAATCGATAATGAAATTCAATCCATCCTAATTTTACCGCTTTACATTAATGATATTTTTACC
This genomic interval carries:
- a CDS encoding L-serine ammonia-lyase, encoding MEECISVFDMLKIGVGPSSSHTLGPWRAAERFLEELKDEAILDDITRVKVDLYGSLSLTGKGHATDLAVMLGLSGQDPEYIPVEDIAGIIKKIETTNEINLGNQKVIPFFFLQDIVFNKDFLPFHANGLKFTAYKADDSEYASTFYSIGGGFVVKEERTNAKEKKAIKCAFPYPIQNAAELLNYTISENKSISEIVYQNEISMRPEAEVHSELMRIWNTMLECMYIGCHSEGILPGGLHVRRRAFDMHQNLIGLSNYTDPQSWLEEIRKTEVKFRQILKWVSCFALAVNEVNASLGRVVTAPTNGSSGVIPAVLMYYMVIENHSAGEKEIKQFLMVAGEIGSIFKKGSTISAAMGGCQAEIGVSSAMAAGALCELMGGTPAQVLMAAEIAMEHHLGLTCDPIGGLVQIPCIERNTMGAIKAINAAELALETDSKNAKVPLDKVINTMWETAKDMNSKYKETSEGGLAVAVNMADC
- a CDS encoding SH3 domain-containing protein, with translation MKKLYFLLFFCSILLHSQERYFLNSDTRLFTSPNASADFLGYFKYGAEVRLLSENQNGWYRIQADNFNEGYIQEKYIAKSLNAKDVKVKDPKNPILEGGDAYYGGNHLFVLAAGLKARALPDKTSKIREILFTGDPVPVNYLPINPDEWVNINGSFNEEYSKFTLRKFLGPRPNFDSLLKDFDKLDASALNDRKTVSERIVELAWNSDYAKLIPAYQRYYEVIKQLNDPKLLSETELNMTLAKGLANHKLSEQIIAFSQKSHYSLKGFKTKSVTISQTDLIKTMGNPTKKARISDECGIYLSDLFYYYPDLEVSVDEKQNQGEIIKVFINENNKFIINSSAILDHTLSEKAFIEKYGTYIEASLKSPHFYSIIMEDSQFRLEFKDGKLFSVEIFYYC
- the panB gene encoding 3-methyl-2-oxobutanoate hydroxymethyltransferase; protein product: MSVAKKDYKRITTKSLIEMKSNGEKISMLTAYDYTMAKIVDTAGVDVILVGDSASNVMAGHETTLPITLDQMIYHASSVVRAVERGLVVVDLPFGSYQSDSKEALRSSIRIMKESGAHAVKLEGGKEIKESIKKILNAGIPVMGHLGLTPQSIYKFGTYTVRAKEEEEAEKLIEDAQMLEKVGCFAVVLEKIPAALAKKVAESISIPVIGIGAGGGVDGQVLVIHDMLGMNNEFSPRFLRRYLNLYEEMTKAIGQYAADVKSSDFPNASEQY
- a CDS encoding four helix bundle protein, which produces MHQFKELLIWKKSRSFCSKIYSITATFPSEEKFGIINQLRRAAVSIPSNIAEGSSRNSNKDFARFLEIAIESAYEVETQLLISSDLGFINEESTIELINLLEEITKMTSRFRATLL
- a CDS encoding RluA family pseudouridine synthase, whose product is MKILSNKNNLQILHEDNHIIVVNKRVGDIVQGDKTGDKPLSDVVREYIKEKYNKPGDVFLGVIHRLDRPTTGIVVFARTSKALSRMNELFSNRETKKTYWAVVKNKPKEAKSKLVHYLKRNEKNNTSKAHLKEVPDSKLASLDYAIIKELQNYTALEINLHTGRHHQIRAQLSAIGSPIKGDLKYGADRSNPDGGIHLHARKLTFVHPVSKENITIIAPTPDDPIWNAV
- a CDS encoding aldehyde dehydrogenase; amino-acid sequence: MDYKSNIRYRKETLKKLLYNIQKSEDLIVKALYDDFKKPEFEAVLTETNYVISELKDVIKNMNKWAKPKRVFPSLLNFPSSDYLYKEPYGDVLIIAPWNYPFQLALCPLVAAVAAGNRVVLKPSELTPHTSAIIAKIIEKTFHVNHVEVYEGGVEVSNKLLAQRWDYIFFTGSVAVGKIVAKAAAEHLTPVTLELGGKNPCIIDETANLKLAAKRIVWGKFINAGQTCIAPDYILIQKNMKVNFISYLIEEIIKAYGKKIDKSPDFARIINTKNWYRLTNMIHDEHILFGGESDANKLYIAPTLLEEPDLDSPVMKEEIFGPILPILIYENENDIEKIVSRYEKPLSFYIFSENNAFAKKLISKYSFGGGCINDTVIHFSNKRLPFGGVGHSGIGAYHGKRSFDTFSHHKAIVKKGNWLDLPMRYAPYKDKLASIKRILDWL
- a CDS encoding PAS domain S-box protein, with the protein product MAANCSFFNSVISGISAVGSAFESIMTGWYVFNSDIIYYSNHKLVVLGLSLIAFLALLIYQFFRIKAKIGYFIEKKKEQDTISKEYQLYILFFGIAVIVIEIINEIFKIRPKSLLLVNVLIGVFVLGIYMVTDKIKWMRDQIQQIFISCFFIYIGYVAYNIVTLRNDVVPIIVFLISFFFSYNILKPIKIYWLFVGLTFTFLIATLALHLIPIKSSILLLNFCILIFIINQVKYAVLLNNRDNFRFANEIVHKGNSLTIASNKKGEILFCSETITPILGYLPEEVIGSKFWELTEDSESLGKSNPAENQENKLYIRKLKTENGEYKYIQWKDKKFSDDLIISIGQDVTEQIIVQDQYKNLIQTATDIIFEIDAEGYFTFMNDFGFSILGYAENEIIKKHYSNFIHESYITSAVDFYENLELNENNYPIIEIPILKKNGEEIWMSQKIIVRKNDLGLTTGFSGIARDVTEKKNIENEKKRRLKKIEAYNNSTKKLSTTDFSKYDDLNTVIDLILKEASLISQVNRVSFWKYDNDLITCKNLFSLDNQSLTDKNILNKESYPIYFETLNNKAIINAPDVFNKLETSEFQKLYFTKNNIKSMLDVPIFLTGQLAGVACFESTEHKREWDNEDINYARTISDVISLAISSQMRLEAERKLELKSQLLSALSLCTEKFLLSKTTHQMFEETYNIIGKAAKVDHMYYYEKDAIYNTVSQKYKWSRDGVTHQITPLRTMTEQNLQEIYDAALQRKILNTLTRNLHDGYFKKLLIDNEIQSILILPLYINDIFTGFIGFDDCTTEREWSEDEINIFQVLANNISSALERNRNETKIIESEEKFKLIANNIPGTVYLSKFDAFSTKIFLNDEVLNLTGYSKSEFIENNLSFLSLIHPEDKEEVINNQIDNLQNGMPLHNVYRIKRKTGEYIWIEEFGDVIKRDDEIEFVGGIYFDITSKKEIEDAIKAKQLAEAASKSKSDFLANMSHEIRTPLNGIIGFTHLLMKTDLEEIQEKYMTTINQSAHSLLEIINDILDFSKIEAGKLELFIDLYDIKKILGQVFDLIVYESNKKNLELELNIDPDVPKYIWTDIVRIKQILINLLSNAVKFTTEGSIKLNVSVLEKKSNNTTIRFAVVDTGIGILEKNQKKIFKAFLQEDSSTTRKFGGTGLGLTISNQLLALMESRLQLESKIDEGSTFFFDLNLKTSNQSINDKYNAELKSLNIDLDASEIEANGSNITFLIVEDNKVNMLLLKTIIKNLYNNAYIYECENGYEAIQQFEQINPTIIFMDIQMPIMNGYETAKAIRNTKKGRDVPIIAVTAGAEKEERNKCLSAGMDDYISKPIMKGTVEEALIKWLG